In Streptomyces thermolilacinus SPC6, a single genomic region encodes these proteins:
- the lon gene encoding endopeptidase La, whose protein sequence is MGSTSTPLTLPVLPLDGEVVLPGMVVPLDLSDNEVRAAVEAAQAAVREGSGKPRVLLVPRVDGTYAAIGVLGTVEQVGRLSDGDPGALIRGRARVRIGAGTTGPGAALWVEGTEVEEAVPDPLPGAVAELVKEYKALATSWLRKRGAWQVVDRVQQIDDVAALADNSGYSPFLTTAQKVALLETVEPVARLKLATEQLRDHLAEQDVAESIAKDVQEGVDKQQREFLLRRQLEAVRKELRELNGEDADGGTDDYRARVEAADLPEKVREAALKEVDKLERASDQSPEGSWIRTWLDTVLEMPWSERTEDQYDIRGAREVLDAEHAGLDDVKERITEYLAVRKRRADRGLGVVGGRRGGAVLALVGPPGVGKTSLGESVAHAMGRKFVRVALGGVRDEAEIRGHRRTYVGALPGRIVRAIKEAGSMNPVVLLDEIDKVGSDFRGDPAAALLEVLDPAQNHTFRDHYLEVELDLSDVVFLATANVLEAIPEPLLDRMELVRLDGYTEDEKIVIARDHLLPRQLERAGLGRDEVVIEEAALRKLAGEYTREAGVRNLERSIARLLRKVAAQAELGDRELPFTVGEDGLRDLVGRPHHVPESAQDPAERRTSVPGVATGLAVTGAGGDVMFVEASLADAETGAAGLTLTGQLGDVMKESAQIALSFLRSHGAELELPVTGLKDRGVHIHFPAGAVPKDGPSAGVTMATALASLLSGRLVRTDVAMTGEVSLTGRVLPIGGVKQKLLAAHRAGITTVVIPKRNEADLDDVPAEVLGKLEVHTVTDVRQVLDIALTPAGAADMVKEAATAAPVAA, encoded by the coding sequence ATGGGTTCGACGTCCACACCGCTCACCCTGCCCGTGCTGCCGCTCGACGGCGAGGTCGTCCTGCCGGGGATGGTGGTGCCGCTGGACCTGTCCGACAACGAGGTGCGCGCCGCCGTCGAGGCCGCCCAGGCCGCCGTTCGGGAGGGCAGCGGCAAGCCGCGGGTGCTGCTGGTGCCGAGGGTGGACGGGACGTACGCCGCGATCGGCGTCCTCGGGACCGTCGAGCAGGTCGGGCGGCTGTCCGACGGCGACCCCGGGGCGCTCATCCGGGGCCGCGCGCGGGTACGGATCGGGGCCGGGACGACCGGGCCGGGCGCGGCGCTGTGGGTGGAGGGCACCGAGGTCGAGGAGGCCGTGCCCGACCCCCTGCCCGGCGCCGTCGCGGAGCTGGTCAAGGAGTACAAGGCCCTCGCCACCAGCTGGCTGCGCAAGCGCGGCGCCTGGCAGGTCGTGGACCGCGTCCAGCAGATCGACGACGTCGCCGCCCTGGCGGACAACTCCGGGTACTCCCCGTTCCTCACCACCGCCCAGAAGGTCGCCCTGCTGGAGACCGTCGAGCCCGTCGCCCGGCTGAAGCTCGCCACCGAGCAGCTCCGCGACCACCTCGCCGAGCAGGACGTCGCCGAGTCCATCGCCAAGGACGTCCAGGAGGGCGTGGACAAGCAGCAGCGCGAGTTCCTGCTGCGCCGCCAGCTCGAAGCCGTACGCAAGGAGCTGCGCGAGCTGAACGGCGAGGACGCCGACGGCGGCACGGACGACTACCGGGCCCGCGTGGAGGCCGCCGACCTGCCCGAGAAGGTCCGCGAGGCCGCGCTCAAGGAGGTCGACAAGCTGGAGCGGGCCAGCGACCAGTCGCCCGAGGGCTCGTGGATCCGCACCTGGCTGGACACGGTCCTGGAGATGCCGTGGAGCGAGCGGACCGAGGACCAGTACGACATCCGCGGCGCGCGCGAGGTCCTCGACGCCGAGCACGCCGGTCTCGACGACGTGAAGGAGCGCATCACCGAGTACCTCGCGGTCCGCAAGCGCCGCGCCGACCGGGGCCTCGGCGTCGTCGGCGGGCGGCGCGGCGGCGCCGTCCTCGCGCTGGTGGGCCCGCCCGGCGTCGGCAAGACCAGCCTCGGCGAGTCCGTCGCGCACGCGATGGGCCGCAAGTTCGTGCGCGTCGCGCTCGGCGGCGTACGGGACGAGGCGGAGATCCGCGGCCACCGGCGGACGTACGTCGGCGCCCTGCCCGGCCGGATCGTCCGCGCCATCAAGGAGGCCGGGTCCATGAACCCGGTCGTCCTCCTGGACGAGATCGACAAGGTGGGCTCCGACTTCCGGGGCGACCCGGCCGCCGCCCTGCTGGAGGTCCTCGACCCGGCGCAGAACCACACGTTCCGCGACCACTACCTCGAAGTCGAGCTGGACCTCAGCGACGTCGTGTTCCTCGCCACCGCGAACGTGCTGGAGGCCATCCCCGAGCCGCTCCTCGACCGCATGGAGCTGGTCCGCCTCGACGGCTACACCGAGGACGAGAAGATCGTCATCGCCCGTGACCACCTGCTGCCCCGCCAGCTGGAGCGGGCCGGGCTCGGACGCGACGAGGTGGTGATCGAGGAGGCCGCGCTGCGCAAGCTCGCCGGGGAGTACACCCGCGAGGCCGGAGTGCGGAACCTGGAGCGGTCCATCGCGCGGCTGCTGCGGAAGGTCGCCGCGCAGGCGGAGCTGGGCGACCGCGAGCTGCCGTTCACCGTCGGCGAGGACGGCCTGCGCGACCTCGTCGGGCGCCCGCACCATGTGCCCGAGTCCGCGCAGGATCCCGCCGAGCGCCGTACGTCCGTGCCCGGTGTGGCCACCGGACTGGCCGTCACGGGCGCGGGCGGCGACGTGATGTTCGTGGAGGCGTCCCTCGCGGACGCGGAGACCGGCGCGGCGGGGCTCACCCTCACCGGGCAGCTCGGTGACGTGATGAAGGAGTCCGCGCAGATCGCGCTCTCCTTCCTGCGCTCCCACGGCGCCGAGCTCGAACTGCCCGTGACCGGCCTCAAGGACCGGGGCGTCCACATCCACTTCCCGGCCGGGGCGGTGCCGAAGGACGGGCCGAGCGCCGGTGTCACCATGGCGACCGCGCTCGCCTCCCTGCTCAGCGGACGGCTGGTGCGGACGGATGTCGCGATGACCGGCGAGGTGTCGCTGACCGGCCGGGTCCTGCCCATCGGCGGCGTCAAGCAGAAGCTGCTCGCCGCGCACCGGGCGGGGATCACCACGGTGGTCATCCCGAAGCGGAACGAGGCCGACCTCGACGACGTGCCCGCCGAGGTCCTCGGCAAGCTGGAGGTTCACACCGTGACGGACGTCCGCCAGGTCCTGGACATCGCCCTCACGCCCGCCGGGGCGGCGGACATGGTGAAGGAGGCGGCCACGGCGGCCCCTGTCGCCGCCTGA
- a CDS encoding helix-turn-helix transcriptional regulator, producing MIKGGLPPLGLGEAEERAYEALLLERADRVEELARLLGLPRERVDTALDRLVEHGFAHPADPADGGGLPHPAAPAAALRTLIDRRQAELHRRAAELERLRLTAERLAARRTGGAGGGCAVEVVTGGGAADERAARLLAGAEREVLLMDRAPYGGVGAGLDVGGLLARGVEVRAVLDRAGLVSPVRARAVAALARRGLRVRVAAGVPTRLVAVDRRVTLLPPSDPADPRPHALVVSDPRLLEALLPLFDAAWTRSAPWGDGHREGHREGDGHREGAGGREDGGRRDGRTHDGGQDQDRAGDGGGDGCPEQRELLRLLAAGLKDEAIARRLGVHVHTARRRISRLLETLDARTRFQAGARATARGWLDTW from the coding sequence ATGATCAAGGGGGGATTGCCCCCACTTGGCCTGGGGGAGGCCGAGGAGCGGGCATATGAGGCTTTGCTGCTGGAACGGGCCGATCGGGTGGAGGAGTTGGCGCGGCTCCTGGGGCTTCCGCGGGAGCGGGTGGACACCGCGCTGGACCGGCTGGTGGAGCACGGTTTCGCCCACCCGGCGGACCCGGCGGACGGGGGCGGACTGCCGCACCCGGCGGCCCCGGCGGCCGCCCTCCGCACGCTGATCGACCGGCGCCAGGCCGAACTGCACCGCCGGGCGGCGGAGTTGGAGCGGCTGCGGCTGACGGCGGAACGGCTTGCCGCACGGCGTACCGGAGGGGCGGGCGGCGGGTGCGCCGTGGAGGTCGTCACGGGCGGGGGCGCGGCCGACGAACGGGCGGCCCGGCTGCTGGCCGGGGCGGAACGCGAGGTGCTGCTGATGGACCGGGCGCCGTACGGGGGCGTGGGCGCGGGCCTGGACGTGGGCGGGCTGCTCGCGCGGGGCGTCGAGGTGCGGGCGGTACTGGACCGGGCGGGCCTCGTGTCGCCGGTACGGGCACGGGCGGTGGCCGCCCTGGCGCGGCGGGGGCTGCGGGTGCGGGTCGCGGCCGGGGTGCCGACGCGGCTGGTGGCGGTGGACCGGCGGGTGACGCTGCTGCCGCCGTCGGACCCCGCCGACCCGAGGCCCCACGCCCTGGTGGTGTCCGACCCCAGACTCCTGGAGGCACTGCTCCCGCTGTTCGACGCGGCATGGACCCGGTCCGCACCGTGGGGCGACGGCCACCGGGAAGGCCACCGGGAGGGCGACGGCCACCGGGAAGGTGCGGGCGGGCGCGAGGACGGCGGCCGCCGGGACGGCCGTACCCACGACGGCGGCCAGGACCAGGACCGCGCGGGCGACGGCGGCGGAGACGGCTGCCCCGAGCAGCGGGAACTGCTGCGGCTCCTCGCGGCGGGCCTCAAGGACGAGGCCATCGCCCGCCGCCTGGGCGTCCACGTCCACACGGCCCGCCGCCGTATCAGCCGCCTCCTGGAGACCCTGGACGCCCGCACCCGCTTCCAGGCCGGCGCCCGGGCAACGGCCAGAGGCTGGCTGGACACCTGGTGA
- a CDS encoding GNAT family N-acetyltransferase, whose product MDNALITAAWVRGWAVSRGTPPPVDEPWGYRIDVGLGRHVFRHVLPEPDEPTVRKLCETVDQPYAWLKVLAEPEEVARWITPAWTVPDDPGFMMYTALRPGPAPGLPAGYGLDVEAHEGVHLVRLLAEDGSLAARGQVAPTGRTAVFDQIETYEGHQRRGLGSAVMRLLHNAAAEAHATTGVLSATVQGRALYSALGWRYQGPLTGVVRDGSPGADGPA is encoded by the coding sequence GTGGACAACGCACTTATTACGGCGGCCTGGGTGCGGGGCTGGGCCGTCTCGCGGGGCACGCCGCCGCCCGTGGACGAGCCGTGGGGCTACCGCATCGACGTGGGCCTCGGCCGCCATGTCTTCCGGCACGTGCTGCCGGAACCGGACGAGCCGACCGTCCGCAAGCTCTGCGAGACCGTGGACCAGCCGTACGCCTGGCTGAAGGTCCTCGCCGAGCCCGAGGAGGTCGCCCGGTGGATCACCCCCGCGTGGACGGTCCCCGACGACCCCGGCTTCATGATGTACACCGCCCTGCGCCCCGGCCCCGCGCCCGGCCTGCCCGCGGGGTACGGGCTCGACGTCGAGGCCCACGAGGGCGTCCACCTCGTGCGCCTCCTCGCCGAGGACGGTTCCCTCGCCGCGCGCGGCCAGGTCGCCCCCACGGGCCGCACGGCGGTGTTCGACCAGATCGAGACGTACGAGGGCCACCAGCGGCGCGGTCTCGGCAGCGCCGTCATGCGCCTCCTCCACAACGCCGCCGCCGAGGCCCACGCCACCACCGGCGTGCTGAGCGCCACCGTCCAGGGCCGCGCGCTGTACTCGGCACTGGGCTGGCGGTACCAGGGCCCGCTCACCGGAGTCGTACGCGACGGCAGCCCGGGCGCGGACGGCCCCGCCTGA
- a CDS encoding YfbM family protein, producing the protein MSMIGEYARLTADEFTRALDDPEWAEERVDELVEAELDGRGDREARCLDTDKAWHALDFLLSRIGFPVDIVFGEGSIPGAEDWGYTPPRYLAPDRVRAAAEALRTTPVERLVEGVTPEDLARADVYPVIVWERGESLEYATAYYEALVPFFAAAARDGDGMLMWLD; encoded by the coding sequence ATGAGCATGATCGGGGAGTACGCGAGGCTGACCGCCGACGAGTTCACACGGGCGCTGGATGACCCGGAGTGGGCCGAGGAGCGGGTGGACGAACTGGTCGAGGCCGAGCTGGACGGCCGCGGCGACCGCGAGGCGCGGTGCCTCGACACGGACAAGGCGTGGCACGCGCTGGACTTCCTGCTGAGCCGGATCGGCTTCCCCGTGGACATCGTCTTCGGGGAGGGGTCCATACCGGGCGCGGAGGACTGGGGGTACACCCCGCCGCGCTATCTGGCGCCGGACCGGGTGCGGGCCGCCGCCGAGGCGCTGCGGACCACGCCCGTCGAGCGGCTGGTCGAGGGCGTCACGCCCGAGGACCTGGCGAGGGCGGACGTGTACCCGGTGATCGTGTGGGAGCGGGGCGAGTCGCTGGAGTACGCGACGGCGTACTACGAGGCGCTGGTGCCGTTCTTCGCCGCCGCCGCCCGCGACGGGGACGGCATGCTCATGTGGCTTGACTGA
- a CDS encoding HAMP domain-containing sensor histidine kinase, with translation MRGRLPSVTISIKTKLGSLVVVSVFITTGLLLVALRTETELRFITVFSVIATLLLTQFVAHGLTAPLDEMNKVAKGISHGDYTRRVRGAGRRDELGDLASTINRMADDLEAVDRHRKELVANVSHELRTPIAALRAVLENVVDGVSAADPETMRTALAQTERLGRLVETLLDLSRLDNGVVPLRSRRFEVWPYLSGVLKEASLAASHRSVGAGARPHARTDVHLHLDVSPPELTAHADVERLHQVVANLVENAVKHSPPHGRVTVRARRGPFPESLRLEVLDEGPGIPESERHKVFERFNRGSVPSPHGPGSDGGTGLGLAIARWCVDLHGGRIGVAESARGCRILVTLPGIPRQRG, from the coding sequence CTGCGCGGACGCCTCCCCTCCGTCACCATTTCCATCAAGACGAAGCTGGGCAGCCTCGTCGTCGTCTCCGTCTTCATCACCACCGGCCTGCTGCTGGTGGCGCTGCGCACGGAGACCGAGCTGCGCTTCATCACGGTCTTCTCGGTGATCGCGACCCTGCTGCTCACCCAGTTCGTCGCGCACGGCCTGACCGCTCCGCTCGACGAGATGAACAAGGTCGCCAAGGGCATCTCGCACGGCGACTACACCCGCCGCGTCCGGGGCGCCGGCCGCCGCGACGAGCTGGGCGACCTCGCCTCCACCATCAACCGCATGGCGGACGACCTGGAGGCCGTGGACCGGCACCGCAAGGAGCTGGTCGCCAACGTCTCCCACGAGCTGCGCACCCCCATCGCGGCGCTCAGGGCCGTCCTGGAGAACGTCGTGGACGGCGTGTCGGCGGCCGACCCGGAGACGATGCGCACCGCGCTCGCGCAGACCGAGCGCCTGGGCCGCCTCGTGGAGACCCTGCTCGACCTGTCCCGCCTGGACAACGGTGTCGTACCGCTCCGCTCGCGCCGCTTCGAGGTGTGGCCGTACCTGTCAGGCGTGCTGAAGGAGGCCAGCCTGGCCGCCTCGCACCGGTCCGTCGGCGCCGGGGCGCGCCCCCACGCGCGTACGGACGTGCACCTGCACCTGGACGTGTCGCCGCCCGAGCTGACCGCGCACGCGGACGTGGAGCGGCTCCACCAGGTCGTGGCGAACCTCGTGGAGAACGCGGTGAAGCACTCCCCGCCGCACGGCCGGGTCACCGTACGGGCGCGGCGCGGCCCGTTCCCCGAGTCACTGCGCCTGGAGGTGCTGGACGAGGGCCCCGGCATCCCCGAGTCGGAGCGGCACAAGGTCTTCGAACGGTTCAACCGGGGCAGCGTCCCCTCGCCGCACGGCCCGGGCAGCGACGGCGGCACCGGCCTCGGCCTCGCCATCGCCCGCTGGTGCGTGGATCTCCACGGTGGCCGTATAGGTGTGGCCGAATCCGCACGGGGCTGCCGCATTCTCGTCACCCTTCCGGGGATTCCACGGCAGCGCGGTTGA
- a CDS encoding spermidine synthase family protein, with the protein MPLTLDRREGPYGEVVLRQRDDHFEIIANGTFLMDTSDGRSERLLVDAALQALGGPRTGGAADARSAGTRQDAHRPSVLIGGLGVGFSLAHAAADPAWGRIAVVEREQAIIDWHREGPLAALSARALADPRTALIHADLVAYVHAPDIPDTYDALCLDIDNGPDWTVTEGNDGLYSPSGLAACARRLNPGGVLAVWSARPSADFEESLRNAGFSGVRTEEIPVARGVPDVVHLGIRPA; encoded by the coding sequence ATGCCCTTGACGCTCGACCGACGTGAAGGCCCGTACGGTGAAGTCGTGCTGCGGCAGCGCGACGACCACTTCGAGATCATCGCCAACGGCACCTTCCTCATGGACACTTCCGACGGCCGCTCCGAGCGGCTGCTCGTCGACGCCGCCCTCCAGGCCCTCGGCGGCCCCCGCACCGGCGGCGCCGCGGACGCCCGTTCCGCGGGCACCCGTCAAGACGCCCACCGCCCCTCCGTCCTCATCGGCGGGCTCGGCGTCGGCTTCTCCCTCGCCCACGCCGCCGCCGACCCCGCCTGGGGCCGCATCGCCGTCGTGGAGCGGGAGCAGGCCATCATCGACTGGCACCGCGAAGGCCCCCTCGCCGCCCTCTCCGCCCGCGCCCTCGCCGACCCGCGCACGGCGCTGATCCACGCCGACCTCGTCGCGTACGTCCACGCCCCGGACATCCCGGACACCTACGACGCGCTCTGCCTCGACATCGACAACGGCCCCGACTGGACGGTCACCGAGGGCAACGACGGCCTGTACTCGCCGTCCGGCCTCGCGGCCTGCGCCCGCCGCCTCAACCCCGGTGGCGTACTGGCGGTTTGGTCCGCCCGGCCGTCCGCCGATTTCGAAGAGTCCTTGCGGAATGCCGGTTTCAGCGGGGTACGGACGGAAGAGATCCCGGTTGCCCGGGGCGTACCGGACGTGGTCCACCTCGGGATTCGACCCGCGTAG
- a CDS encoding response regulator transcription factor — translation MEHAHTSHTGTAVTPGTQRRVLVVEDDTTIVEAISARLRAEGFLVQTASDGPAAVDAADAWQPDLMVLDVMLPGFDGLEVCRRVQAQRPVPVLMLTARDDETDMLVGLGVGADDYMTKPFSMRELVARVHVLLRRVERAALAAVTPRSGILRLGELEIDHAQRRVRVKSDDVHLTPTEFDLLVCLANTPRAVLSREQLLAEVWDWADASGTRTVDSHIKALRRKIGAERIRTVHGVGYALETPAP, via the coding sequence ATGGAGCACGCACACACCAGCCACACCGGCACCGCGGTCACGCCGGGTACCCAGCGCCGGGTCCTGGTCGTCGAGGACGACACGACGATCGTGGAGGCCATCTCCGCGCGACTGCGGGCCGAGGGGTTCCTCGTGCAGACGGCGTCCGACGGACCGGCCGCGGTGGACGCGGCGGACGCGTGGCAGCCGGACCTGATGGTCCTCGACGTCATGCTGCCGGGCTTCGACGGGCTGGAGGTCTGCCGCCGCGTCCAGGCGCAGCGGCCCGTGCCGGTCCTGATGCTCACCGCGCGCGACGACGAGACGGACATGCTGGTCGGGCTCGGCGTCGGCGCCGACGACTACATGACCAAGCCGTTCTCGATGCGCGAGCTGGTCGCCCGGGTCCATGTGCTGCTGCGCCGGGTCGAGCGGGCCGCGCTGGCCGCGGTCACCCCCCGCAGCGGCATCCTGCGCCTGGGCGAACTGGAGATCGACCACGCGCAGCGCCGGGTCCGCGTCAAGAGCGACGACGTGCACCTGACGCCGACCGAGTTCGACCTGCTGGTCTGCCTGGCCAACACGCCGCGCGCGGTCCTGTCCCGTGAGCAGCTGCTCGCCGAGGTGTGGGACTGGGCCGACGCGTCGGGCACGCGGACCGTGGACAGCCACATCAAGGCGCTGCGCCGGAAGATCGGCGCCGAGCGGATCCGTACCGTCCACGGCGTGGGGTACGCCCTGGAGACCCCGGCGCCGTGA